One region of Streptomyces davaonensis JCM 4913 genomic DNA includes:
- a CDS encoding maltokinase N-terminal cap-like domain-containing protein, producing MSDSVSRTLTSTPGLLASLDPLLREWLPRQRWFAGKGRPVTGFSLVSAIELMPADSRLGLYHLLVRAQQSPVPGDCYQLLIGVREALPPRLAPALIGHVEEGPLAGRTVYEALYDPRPAEVLLEALRSRARIGGLLFEREPDQEIRPGLVPRMVTAEQSNSSIVYGDTFILKLMRRVVPGVNPDLELPLALAREGCPRVPPPTAWIRAELAGEPYVLGVLQPFVQGASDGWELALRELAKGEDFATEARALGRATAEVHTALARTLPTVTLGHTQLELMTAGMVDRLEAATQAVPALRPYAPGLRSAFEALAALAAEGRTWTAQRVHGDLHLGQCLRSPAGQWWLIDFEGEPAKSLTERRLPQPPLRDIAGMLRSFDYAAHSADPPAPGWAESCRAAYCSGYAEVSGVDPRTDPVLLRACETDKAIYEVVYEARHRPDWLSVPLSAVRRLALDDGAPPPSPLTSPSSRRPHP from the coding sequence ATGTCGGACTCCGTCAGCCGTACCCTCACCTCGACTCCGGGACTTCTGGCGTCCCTTGATCCGCTGCTGCGGGAGTGGCTGCCACGGCAGCGGTGGTTCGCCGGGAAGGGCCGCCCGGTCACCGGGTTCTCTCTGGTCAGCGCGATCGAACTGATGCCGGCCGACAGCAGGCTCGGCCTGTACCACCTGTTGGTACGCGCTCAGCAGTCCCCCGTGCCCGGCGACTGCTACCAGCTCCTCATAGGTGTGCGCGAGGCGCTGCCGCCCCGGCTGGCGCCCGCGCTGATCGGCCATGTGGAAGAGGGCCCGCTCGCCGGACGCACGGTGTACGAGGCCCTGTACGACCCCCGGCCCGCCGAGGTGCTCCTGGAGGCGCTGCGCAGCCGGGCCCGCATCGGCGGGCTCCTCTTCGAACGGGAGCCCGACCAGGAGATCCGCCCGGGTCTGGTGCCGCGGATGGTGACCGCCGAGCAGTCCAACTCCTCGATCGTCTACGGCGACACCTTCATCCTGAAGCTGATGCGCCGGGTCGTGCCCGGCGTCAACCCCGACCTGGAGCTGCCGCTCGCGCTGGCCCGCGAGGGCTGCCCCCGGGTACCGCCGCCGACCGCGTGGATACGGGCGGAGCTGGCCGGGGAGCCGTATGTGCTCGGGGTGCTCCAGCCCTTTGTGCAGGGCGCCTCGGACGGCTGGGAGCTGGCGCTGCGCGAGCTGGCCAAGGGCGAGGACTTCGCCACGGAGGCCCGGGCGCTCGGGCGGGCCACCGCCGAGGTGCACACCGCACTGGCCCGCACGCTGCCCACGGTCACCCTCGGCCACACCCAGCTGGAGCTGATGACCGCGGGCATGGTGGACCGGCTGGAGGCGGCCACACAGGCGGTGCCCGCGCTGCGGCCGTACGCCCCCGGGCTGCGGTCCGCGTTCGAGGCGCTGGCCGCGCTGGCGGCCGAGGGCCGCACCTGGACCGCCCAGCGGGTGCACGGCGATCTGCACCTGGGCCAGTGTCTGCGCTCGCCCGCCGGTCAGTGGTGGCTGATCGACTTCGAGGGCGAACCGGCCAAATCGCTCACGGAACGGCGGCTGCCGCAGCCCCCGCTGCGGGACATCGCCGGGATGCTGCGCTCCTTCGACTACGCGGCCCACTCGGCCGACCCGCCGGCACCGGGCTGGGCCGAGTCCTGCCGGGCCGCGTACTGCTCCGGATACGCCGAGGTCTCCGGCGTCGATCCCCGTACCGACCCCGTGCTGCTGCGGGCGTGCGAGACGGACAAGGCGATCTACGAGGTCGTCTACGAGGCCCGCCACCGCCCCGACTGGCTCTCGGTCCCGCTGTCGGCCGTACGCCGTCTCGCCCTGGACGACGGCGCACCTCCCCCTTCCCCGCTCACCTCACCCTCGTCGAGGAGGCCCCACCCGTGA
- the glgB gene encoding 1,4-alpha-glucan branching enzyme: MTPRPPSPGPDPQQSAERTAEEKSVVKKAAAKKTAAVTKKAVAKKAAAKKAAPKKKATAKSATAAKAPAKKAAAKKATAKKATAKKAVSKKAVAKKAPAKKSPAERAVKALPVEVAVSPAVDADDRARLIAGTHHAPHAVLGAHPVPGGIAFRAFRPYARSVTVLAGELRAGLHDDGGGFFSGLLPLSEVPEYRILVTYDGAELETEDPYRFLPALGELDLHLIGEGRHEQLWKALGAEPMTHQGVTGTRFTVWAPNARGVRLAGTFNFWDGSGFPMRSLGSSGVWELFVPAIGEGELYKFEITRPDGSHTLRADPMARRTEAPPNTSSIVHASHHEWHDEEWLERRGRVPVHEAPFSVYEVHLASWRPGLTYRQLAEQLPAYVKDLGFTHVELMPVAEHPFGGSWGYQVTGFYAPTARLGTPDDFKFLVDALHRAGIGVLMDWVPAHFPRDDWALAEFDGRPLYEHEDPLRSAHPDWGTLEFDFGRREVRNFLVANALYWCEEFHIDGLRVDAVASMLYLDYSREPGQWVPNVFGGRENLDAVAFLQEMNATVYRRAPGVVTIAEESTAWDGVTRPTDSGGLGFGLKWNMGWMHDSLGYLSHESIHRKYHHHEMTFSMVYAYSENYVLPISHDEVVHGKRSLVSKMPGDWWQQRANHRAYLGFMWAHPGKQLLFMGQEFAQGAEWSEAHGPDWWLLDPAYGAEPDHRGVRDLVRDLNALYLDTPALWQRDTDPAGFRWVAGDAVEDNVFAFLRYAADGTPLLAVSNFSPVVRHDYRLGVPDEVPAWHEALNTDAARYGGGDVTNPDPLKPEPQGRHGQATSIRLTLPPLATVWLRPA, translated from the coding sequence GTGACCCCCCGCCCCCCGTCCCCCGGTCCGGATCCACAACAGTCGGCCGAGCGGACGGCCGAGGAGAAGAGCGTCGTGAAGAAGGCGGCGGCGAAGAAGACCGCGGCCGTGACCAAGAAGGCGGTCGCCAAGAAGGCCGCCGCGAAGAAGGCCGCGCCCAAGAAGAAGGCCACGGCCAAGTCGGCCACCGCCGCGAAGGCCCCGGCCAAGAAGGCCGCCGCGAAGAAAGCCACCGCGAAGAAGGCCACCGCGAAGAAGGCGGTGTCCAAGAAGGCGGTGGCCAAGAAGGCTCCCGCCAAGAAGAGCCCCGCCGAGCGGGCCGTGAAGGCACTGCCCGTCGAGGTCGCCGTCTCCCCCGCCGTGGACGCGGACGACCGTGCCCGGCTGATCGCCGGTACCCATCACGCACCGCATGCCGTGCTCGGCGCGCATCCCGTGCCCGGGGGAATCGCCTTCCGGGCCTTCAGGCCGTACGCCCGTTCCGTGACCGTGCTCGCCGGGGAGCTGCGGGCCGGGCTGCACGACGACGGCGGGGGGTTCTTCTCGGGACTGCTGCCGCTGTCGGAGGTGCCGGAGTACCGGATTCTCGTGACGTACGACGGTGCGGAGCTGGAGACCGAGGACCCGTACCGCTTCCTGCCCGCGCTCGGCGAACTCGATCTGCATCTGATCGGCGAGGGTCGCCACGAGCAGCTGTGGAAGGCGCTGGGCGCCGAGCCCATGACCCATCAGGGGGTGACCGGCACCCGGTTCACGGTGTGGGCGCCGAACGCCCGCGGGGTGCGGCTGGCCGGCACCTTCAACTTCTGGGACGGCAGCGGGTTCCCGATGCGCTCGCTGGGCTCGTCCGGGGTGTGGGAGCTGTTCGTTCCGGCCATAGGGGAGGGTGAGCTGTACAAGTTCGAGATCACCCGGCCCGACGGTTCGCACACCCTGCGCGCCGACCCGATGGCCCGCCGCACCGAGGCCCCGCCGAACACCTCGTCGATCGTGCACGCCTCGCACCACGAGTGGCACGACGAGGAGTGGCTGGAGCGGCGCGGTCGGGTGCCGGTGCACGAGGCGCCCTTCTCGGTGTACGAGGTCCATCTGGCGTCCTGGCGCCCGGGTTTGACGTACCGCCAGCTCGCCGAACAGCTCCCGGCGTACGTCAAGGACCTGGGCTTCACCCACGTGGAGCTGATGCCGGTCGCCGAGCATCCCTTCGGCGGTTCCTGGGGCTATCAGGTCACCGGCTTCTACGCGCCGACGGCCCGCCTCGGTACGCCCGACGACTTCAAGTTCCTGGTCGACGCCCTGCACCGGGCGGGCATCGGCGTGCTAATGGACTGGGTCCCGGCGCATTTCCCGCGCGACGACTGGGCATTGGCGGAGTTCGACGGGCGTCCGCTCTACGAGCACGAGGACCCGTTGCGCTCGGCGCATCCCGACTGGGGCACGCTGGAGTTCGACTTCGGGCGCCGCGAGGTGCGCAACTTCCTGGTGGCGAACGCCCTTTACTGGTGCGAGGAGTTCCACATCGACGGGCTGCGGGTGGACGCGGTCGCCTCGATGCTCTACCTCGACTACTCCCGTGAGCCGGGGCAGTGGGTGCCGAATGTGTTCGGCGGGCGGGAGAACCTGGACGCGGTGGCGTTCCTCCAGGAGATGAACGCCACGGTGTACCGGCGGGCGCCGGGTGTGGTGACGATCGCGGAGGAGTCCACCGCCTGGGACGGGGTGACCCGGCCCACCGACAGCGGCGGGCTCGGCTTCGGCCTGAAGTGGAACATGGGCTGGATGCACGACTCGCTGGGCTACCTGTCGCACGAGTCGATCCACCGCAAGTACCACCACCACGAGATGACGTTCTCGATGGTGTACGCGTACAGCGAGAACTACGTGCTGCCGATCTCGCACGACGAAGTCGTCCACGGCAAGCGGTCGTTGGTGTCGAAGATGCCGGGCGACTGGTGGCAGCAGCGCGCGAACCATCGGGCGTATCTGGGCTTCATGTGGGCCCACCCCGGCAAGCAACTCCTCTTCATGGGACAGGAGTTCGCGCAGGGCGCCGAGTGGTCGGAGGCGCACGGTCCGGACTGGTGGCTGCTGGATCCGGCGTACGGCGCGGAGCCGGACCACCGAGGCGTGCGCGATCTGGTCCGGGACCTGAACGCGCTCTATCTGGACACCCCGGCGCTGTGGCAGCGGGACACCGACCCGGCCGGTTTCCGGTGGGTGGCCGGGGACGCGGTGGAGGACAACGTCTTCGCGTTCCTCAGGTACGCCGCCGACGGCACTCCCCTGCTGGCCGTCTCCAACTTCTCGCCGGTGGTACGGCACGACTACCGCCTCGGCGTCCCGGACGAGGTCCCGGCCTGGCACGAAGCGCTCAACACCGACGCGGCACGCTACGGCGGCGGCGACGTCACCAACCCCGACCCCCTGAAGCCGGAACCCCAGGGCCGGCACGGCCAGGCGACGAGCATCCGCCTGACCCTGCCCCCCTTGGCGACGGTGTGGCTCCGCCCCGCCTAG
- a CDS encoding HelD family protein encodes MRGEQEFIDGLYARVDALRGDTEASVADALAQGNTPMQARLERDILVAERSGLLAALNAVDGSLCFGRIDLASGVTHRIGRVGLRTEDAARTPILIDWRADVARPFYLATGHTPMGLRRRRHISTSGRTVTALHDEFLDLGDRQRTGHEDPSGDAVLLAALNSARTGRMGDIVQTIQAEQDEIIRAPHRGVLVVEGGPGTGKTAVALHRAAYLLYEHRELLAKRAVLIVGPNPAFLGYIGEVLPSLGETGVLLATVGELFPGVRATATDTPEAAAVKGRADMAEVLAAVVRDRQTLPDPVIAIEHDREILMLDDGLVSVARERTREAKLPHNAAREYFEGHILNTLTDMVAERIGTDPYDGTNLLDPSDITQIRDELAENPEVWSAIDQLWPVLSPRHLVADFLAEPEGYLSDADAAAIRRPVTRAWTVADVPLLDEAAELLGDDDRAARLRAERERETQVAYAQGVLDVSYASRTYEFDDKEDEDSEVLSAHDIIDAERFAERQEEDDHRSAAERAAADRTWAFGHIIVDEAQELSPMAWRLLMRRSPTRSMTLVGDPAQTAEAAGVGSWADILRPYVEDRWEHTRLGVNYRTPAEIMELAAGVVRAENPDFEPPSSVRSTGVRPWIRATDDLPGAVAKAVAELTPAEGRLAVIAPRDLHRRLAANLDGVTAGAEPDLTRSVVLLDPRQAKGLEFDSVLVVEPAHYGTSDLYVALTRATQRLGVLHTAPLPEGLDPA; translated from the coding sequence ATGCGTGGCGAGCAGGAATTCATCGACGGCCTGTATGCGCGCGTGGACGCGCTGCGCGGTGACACCGAGGCCTCCGTCGCTGACGCGCTCGCCCAGGGCAACACGCCCATGCAGGCCCGACTTGAGCGGGACATCCTCGTCGCCGAACGCTCCGGGCTGCTCGCCGCGCTGAACGCGGTCGACGGCTCGCTCTGCTTCGGCCGGATCGACCTCGCCTCCGGCGTCACGCACCGCATCGGCCGGGTCGGACTGCGCACCGAGGACGCGGCCCGCACTCCGATCCTGATCGACTGGCGGGCCGATGTCGCCCGCCCCTTCTACCTGGCCACCGGCCACACTCCGATGGGCCTGCGCAGGCGCCGCCACATCAGCACCAGCGGCCGTACGGTCACGGCGCTGCACGACGAGTTCCTCGATCTCGGGGACCGGCAGCGCACGGGCCACGAGGACCCGAGCGGTGACGCCGTGCTGCTCGCCGCCCTCAACTCCGCCCGCACCGGCCGGATGGGCGACATCGTGCAGACCATCCAGGCCGAGCAGGACGAGATCATCCGCGCCCCGCACCGCGGCGTCCTGGTCGTCGAGGGCGGCCCCGGCACCGGCAAGACGGCCGTCGCTCTGCACCGGGCCGCCTATCTCCTCTACGAACACCGGGAACTGCTCGCCAAGCGGGCCGTCCTGATCGTCGGCCCCAACCCCGCCTTCCTCGGCTACATCGGCGAGGTGCTGCCCTCGCTCGGCGAGACCGGCGTGCTGCTGGCGACGGTCGGTGAACTGTTCCCCGGGGTGCGGGCGACCGCGACGGACACCCCGGAGGCGGCCGCGGTGAAGGGCCGCGCCGACATGGCGGAGGTGCTCGCCGCCGTCGTACGCGACCGGCAGACGCTGCCCGATCCGGTGATCGCGATCGAGCACGACCGCGAGATCCTGATGCTCGACGACGGACTGGTGAGCGTCGCCCGCGAGCGCACTCGCGAGGCGAAGCTGCCGCACAACGCGGCCCGCGAGTACTTCGAGGGACACATCCTCAACACCCTCACCGACATGGTCGCCGAACGCATCGGCACCGACCCCTACGACGGTACGAATCTGCTGGACCCGAGCGACATCACGCAGATCCGCGACGAGCTGGCCGAGAACCCCGAAGTCTGGTCCGCGATCGACCAGTTGTGGCCCGTGCTGTCCCCGCGCCACCTGGTCGCCGACTTCCTCGCCGAGCCTGAGGGGTACCTCTCCGATGCCGACGCGGCCGCCATCCGGCGCCCGGTGACCCGGGCGTGGACGGTGGCGGACGTACCGCTGCTCGACGAGGCGGCCGAGCTGCTCGGCGACGACGACCGGGCGGCGCGGCTGCGGGCCGAGCGCGAGCGGGAGACGCAAGTCGCGTATGCGCAGGGCGTGCTGGACGTGTCGTACGCCTCCCGCACCTATGAGTTCGACGACAAGGAGGACGAGGACTCCGAGGTGTTGTCGGCGCACGACATCATCGACGCCGAGCGGTTCGCCGAGCGGCAGGAGGAGGACGACCACCGCAGCGCCGCCGAGCGCGCGGCGGCCGACCGCACCTGGGCGTTCGGGCACATCATCGTCGACGAGGCGCAGGAACTGTCCCCGATGGCCTGGCGTCTGCTGATGCGGCGCAGCCCGACCCGCTCGATGACCCTGGTCGGCGACCCGGCCCAGACGGCGGAGGCGGCGGGCGTCGGCTCCTGGGCGGACATCCTCCGGCCGTACGTGGAGGACCGCTGGGAGCACACCCGGCTCGGCGTCAACTACCGCACCCCGGCCGAGATCATGGAGCTGGCGGCTGGGGTGGTCCGCGCCGAGAACCCGGACTTCGAGCCGCCGAGTTCGGTGCGCTCGACCGGTGTACGGCCCTGGATCCGCGCCACGGACGACCTGCCCGGCGCGGTGGCCAAGGCGGTCGCCGAACTGACCCCGGCGGAGGGACGCCTTGCGGTCATCGCCCCGCGCGATCTGCATCGGCGGCTCGCCGCGAACCTGGACGGCGTGACGGCGGGCGCGGAACCGGACCTGACCCGGTCGGTCGTCCTCCTGGACCCGCGCCAGGCGAAGGGCCTGGAGTTCGACTCGGTACTGGTGGTGGAACCCGCCCACTACGGCACCAGCGACCTCTACGTTGCCCTGACCCGAGCCACGCAGAGGCTGGGAGTCCTGCACACGGCCCCGCTACCAGAGGGGCTGGACCCCGCCTGA
- a CDS encoding thioredoxin family protein has protein sequence MNEVTDADFEAEVRGSDLPVLVEFTADWCPPCRQMGPVLRALADETGDRLKVVQLNVDHNPLTTNAYKVLSMPTFMVFSGGEPVKAMVGARPKRRLLEELDEVL, from the coding sequence GTGAATGAAGTGACGGACGCCGACTTCGAGGCGGAGGTCAGGGGGTCCGACCTGCCGGTGCTGGTGGAGTTCACCGCGGACTGGTGCCCGCCGTGCCGGCAGATGGGGCCGGTGCTGCGGGCGCTCGCCGACGAGACGGGCGACCGGCTGAAGGTGGTGCAGCTCAACGTGGACCACAATCCGCTGACCACCAACGCCTACAAGGTGCTGTCGATGCCGACCTTCATGGTCTTCAGCGGCGGGGAGCCGGTGAAGGCGATGGTGGGCGCCCGGCCCAAGCGGCGGCTGCTGGAGGAGCTGGACGAGGTGCTCTGA
- a CDS encoding MerR family transcriptional regulator, with protein MRIGELAERAGTTTRTLRYYESRGLLPARRTGNGYRTYDESDLKLLRQIRTLQDFGFDLEETRPFVECLRAGHPEGDACPASLAVYRRKLDELDALIGELVAVRAKIGVRLALAEDPKCELGG; from the coding sequence ATGCGAATCGGCGAGCTGGCCGAGCGGGCCGGGACGACGACCCGGACGCTTCGGTACTACGAGTCCCGCGGACTGCTGCCCGCGCGGCGCACCGGCAATGGCTACCGGACCTACGACGAGAGCGATCTGAAGCTGCTGCGGCAGATCAGGACGCTCCAGGACTTCGGGTTCGACCTGGAGGAGACCCGGCCCTTCGTGGAGTGCCTGCGGGCCGGGCATCCCGAGGGCGACGCCTGTCCGGCCTCGCTCGCGGTCTACCGGCGCAAGCTGGACGAACTCGACGCGCTGATCGGCGAGCTGGTGGCCGTGCGGGCGAAGATCGGGGTGCGGCTCGCGCTCGCCGAGGATCCGAAGTGCGAACTGGGAGGGTAG
- a CDS encoding Lrp/AsnC family transcriptional regulator, translating to MGVQAVTPKEPRRPRAIAEETSVAFDALDRQILVLLQTDGRIKLSELGRRVRLSPAAVTERVRRLEAAGVISGYGAQVVPSRLGYGIQAFIRVNPHGGYNLKHPRTLELIERPEITEVHHVVGEDCWILKVAVHDTVHLEEVLEEVSALGRTTTSIVLTSPVERKPLLP from the coding sequence ATGGGAGTTCAGGCAGTCACGCCAAAAGAACCTCGGCGTCCGCGCGCCATCGCCGAGGAAACATCGGTGGCCTTCGACGCGTTGGACCGGCAGATCCTCGTCCTCCTCCAGACGGACGGCCGGATCAAGCTCAGCGAGCTGGGCCGCCGGGTGCGGCTGAGCCCGGCGGCGGTCACCGAGCGGGTGCGCCGACTGGAGGCGGCGGGCGTGATCAGCGGCTACGGCGCCCAGGTCGTCCCGTCCCGGCTCGGCTACGGCATCCAGGCGTTCATCCGGGTCAATCCGCACGGCGGCTACAACCTGAAGCACCCGCGGACCCTGGAGCTGATCGAGCGCCCCGAGATCACCGAGGTGCATCACGTCGTCGGCGAGGACTGCTGGATCCTCAAGGTCGCCGTCCATGACACGGTCCATCTGGAGGAGGTCCTCGAAGAGGTCTCCGCGCTCGGCCGCACGACCACGTCGATCGTGCTCACCTCTCCCGTGGAGCGCAAACCGCTGTTGCCCTGA
- a CDS encoding NAD-dependent epimerase/dehydratase family protein, with product MEKAREVLVIGGNRYFGKRLIRRLLAAGDRVTVLNRGSAAPPAGARHLVADRDDENSLREALGSRTFDVVVDQVCYTPRQAALARRVFAGRTRRYVMTSTVEVYEYEDSPAALVPESAVDPRTVAVDLELPWDDPEFLDSHYGEGKRQAEAVLAADPAFPYVAVRVAHVLGGDDDFTGRLAHYADRIRTGAPIAVPLVNRPATYIHVEEIADFLAWAAGADFTGPVNAASHGLLSTEDLCEAVAARLPGGRVELRTVEVGEVSPLSFARSYGMDNTRAGRLGFTFGEVHQWLPKAVAETLGGGD from the coding sequence ATGGAAAAGGCACGAGAGGTACTCGTCATCGGTGGCAACCGCTACTTCGGCAAGCGGCTGATCCGGCGCCTGCTGGCCGCCGGTGACCGGGTCACGGTCCTCAACCGCGGCTCCGCCGCACCGCCTGCCGGCGCCCGGCATCTCGTCGCCGACCGCGACGACGAGAACTCCCTGCGCGAGGCGCTCGGTTCCCGCACCTTCGACGTCGTCGTCGACCAGGTCTGCTACACGCCACGGCAAGCGGCCCTGGCCCGACGGGTGTTCGCGGGGCGCACCCGGCGGTACGTGATGACCTCGACGGTCGAGGTGTACGAGTACGAGGACTCCCCCGCCGCCCTGGTCCCGGAGTCGGCCGTCGACCCGCGCACGGTCGCGGTCGACCTCGAACTCCCGTGGGACGACCCGGAGTTCCTGGACTCCCACTACGGCGAGGGCAAGCGCCAGGCGGAGGCGGTCCTCGCCGCGGACCCCGCCTTCCCGTACGTGGCCGTCCGCGTCGCCCATGTGCTGGGCGGCGACGACGACTTCACGGGACGGCTCGCCCACTACGCGGACCGGATCCGCACGGGCGCACCGATCGCGGTCCCGCTCGTGAACCGCCCCGCCACCTACATCCACGTCGAGGAGATCGCCGACTTTCTGGCCTGGGCGGCGGGCGCGGACTTCACCGGCCCGGTCAACGCCGCCTCCCACGGCCTGCTGAGCACCGAGGACCTGTGCGAGGCGGTCGCGGCACGACTGCCCGGGGGCCGGGTGGAGCTGCGCACCGTCGAGGTCGGCGAGGTCTCCCCGCTCTCCTTCGCCCGTTCCTACGGCATGGACAACACCCGGGCCGGCCGACTCGGCTTCACCTTCGGCGAGGTACATCAATGGCTGCCCAAGGCGGTCGCCGAGACCCTCGGAGGGGGTGACTGA
- a CDS encoding aldo/keto reductase — protein MRYRTLGDVRVSAIGLGAMPLSIEGRPDERRALATVHAALDAGVTLLDTADSYHLPGEAPGHNELLVARALATYGGRPDDVLVATKGGRGRPADGSWTVNGDPDWLRSAAEASLKRLGVESIGLYQLHKPDPSVPFEESVGALRELAEEGKVRLVGISNTDVDQIRAAHGILGDRLVSVQNRYSPAVRDSEAELRLCAELGLAFLPWSPLGGISRSSLDGPSRLAGGAAGPLEAFHAVARERGVSAQQVCLAWLLSLSPTVVPIPGASRPETIRDSAGAADLVLSAPERARLDEAVRNR, from the coding sequence ATGCGGTATCGCACACTTGGGGACGTACGCGTGAGCGCGATCGGGCTCGGCGCGATGCCGCTGTCCATCGAGGGGCGACCGGACGAGCGGCGGGCCCTGGCCACCGTGCACGCGGCGCTGGACGCCGGGGTGACCCTGCTGGACACGGCCGACTCCTACCATCTGCCCGGCGAGGCTCCCGGCCACAACGAACTGCTGGTCGCGAGGGCGCTCGCCACGTACGGCGGCCGCCCGGACGACGTGCTGGTGGCCACGAAGGGCGGCAGAGGCCGTCCCGCCGACGGCAGTTGGACGGTGAACGGCGACCCTGACTGGCTGCGGTCGGCGGCGGAGGCCTCCCTGAAGCGGCTGGGCGTGGAGTCGATCGGCCTCTACCAGCTCCACAAGCCCGATCCCTCGGTCCCCTTTGAGGAATCGGTGGGCGCGCTGAGGGAGTTGGCCGAGGAAGGCAAGGTCCGGCTCGTCGGGATCTCCAACACGGACGTCGACCAGATCCGCGCCGCCCACGGGATCCTCGGCGACCGGCTGGTGTCGGTGCAGAACCGCTACTCGCCCGCGGTCCGGGACAGCGAGGCGGAGCTGAGGCTGTGCGCGGAACTGGGGCTCGCGTTCCTGCCGTGGAGTCCGCTGGGCGGCATCTCACGCAGCTCCCTGGACGGGCCGTCGCGGCTGGCGGGTGGCGCGGCCGGCCCCTTGGAGGCGTTCCACGCTGTGGCGCGGGAGCGGGGGGTAAGCGCTCAACAGGTGTGTCTGGCCTGGCTGTTGAGCCTGTCTCCGACTGTCGTCCCGATCCCCGGGGCAAGTCGTCCGGAGACGATCCGGGACTCGGCGGGGGCGGCGGACCTGGTGCTGAGCGCGCCGGAGCGGGCGCGGCTCGACGAGGCCGTCAGGAACCGGTGA
- a CDS encoding TetR/AcrR family transcriptional regulator, with amino-acid sequence MPPTSPPSTPRARYRAQVRDEIKSRAWEQIAGAGASALSLNAIAKQMGMSGPALYRYFANRDELITELIRDAYRSLADRCQAAAKAGTDLAGLAATLRDWALEDPQRYFLVYGTPVPGYQAPPDTTLIASEIMAVLLDAAASEEAPDDPFNAHIAEHRFWAGDHPAPAAALHRALTFWTRLHGVLSLELAGHFTGMGFDPAELYAAETRSLTGS; translated from the coding sequence ATGCCCCCCACTTCGCCCCCGAGCACCCCCCGCGCCCGCTACCGCGCCCAGGTCCGGGACGAGATCAAGAGCCGGGCCTGGGAGCAGATCGCCGGTGCCGGGGCCTCCGCCCTCTCCCTCAATGCCATCGCCAAGCAGATGGGCATGAGCGGCCCCGCCCTCTACCGGTACTTCGCCAACCGGGACGAGCTGATCACCGAGCTGATCAGGGACGCCTACCGCAGCCTCGCCGACCGCTGCCAGGCCGCCGCCAAAGCGGGCACCGACCTTGCGGGCCTCGCCGCGACCCTGCGCGACTGGGCCCTGGAAGACCCCCAGCGGTACTTCCTGGTCTACGGCACACCCGTCCCCGGCTACCAGGCACCCCCGGACACCACCCTGATCGCCTCCGAGATCATGGCCGTACTCCTCGACGCCGCCGCGTCCGAGGAGGCTCCGGACGACCCCTTCAACGCGCATATCGCCGAGCACCGTTTCTGGGCGGGCGATCACCCGGCCCCGGCCGCCGCCCTGCATCGCGCGCTCACCTTCTGGACCCGGCTGCACGGCGTACTGTCCCTCGAACTCGCCGGGCACTTCACCGGTATGGGCTTCGACCCCGCCGAGCTGTACGCCGCCGAGACCCGGTCCCTCACCGGTTCCTGA